In one window of Gossypium arboreum isolate Shixiya-1 chromosome 4, ASM2569848v2, whole genome shotgun sequence DNA:
- the LOC108457832 gene encoding uncharacterized protein PB18E9.04c-like isoform X2 has translation MVMKERDEELALFLEMRRREKEKEKSNNLLSIHNSEQQLNVPLGSNVKVNGNGNVGGGGSPVSKIVSALPVRKTAADNFLNSENEKSDYDWLLTPPGTPLFPSLEMESQKTLMSQIGMSNARPVALKTRLANLPEEPALKSTLALKQQAPSAGVISSSTLNRRPSSSGGSKSASRPATPTGRPTLPMTTKPSRSSTPTSRANLPSIKPAASTARSSTPTRSAPRSLTPTARPSLPASKSTSRSSTPTRRPASSSTTPIASAPSGRSSSVTRSASTTSSIPKSASLTSSLMKSAPATSSVTKSGTAASSITKPSAATTSKSSVQSRGTSPTVKSRPWKASEMPGFSLETPPNLRTSLPERPVSASRGRPAAPGARSSSVEANSSGRPRRQSCSPARSRASSGSFGNGSSIRSVRRADANGSDNESPVVIGTKMVERVVNMRKLVPPKQDDNHRNNPTAKLSTSLDSSGFGRTLSKKSLDMAMRHMDIRRSISGHKLMTNVPASSIYSVRSGSTKSRTLSVCDSPLATSSTASSEPSVNNNSFFMDGSEMEDNDISSERGISSPTSQHVS, from the exons ATGGTGATGAAGGAGAGAGACGAAGAACTAGCTTTGTTCCTGGAAATGCGGAGACGAGAGAAGGAGAAAGAGAAGAGCAACAATCTTCTCTCCATTCACAACTCTGAACAACAACTCAATGTTCCTTTAG GATCTAACGTAAAAGTAAACGGAAACGGAAACGTCGGTGGCGGAGGTTCTCCGGTATCGAAGATCGTCTCGGCCTTGCCTGTACGAAAGACTGCAGCAGATAATTTTTTGAATTCGGAGAACGAAAAGTCTGATTATGATTG GCTTCTTACTCCACCTGGTACACCACTATTTCCCTCTTTGGAAATGGAATCACAGAAGACTCTAATGAGCCAGATTGGGATGTCTAATGCTCGTCCAGTTGCACTGAAAACAAGG CTGGCAAATCTCCCGGAGGAACCTGCTTTGAAGAGCACTCTTGCCTTAAAGCAACAAGCTCCGTCAGCCGGAGTAATCTCTTCCAGTACTCTAAATAGAAGGCCATCTTCTTCCGGGGGTTCAAAATCTGCTAGTAGACCTGCAACACCTACTGGTCGGCCCACTCTTCCCATGACAACCAAGCCTTCAAGGTCTTCTACTCCTACATCACGAGCCAACTTGCCTTCCATAAAGCCTGCTGCTTCTACAGCAAGATCCTCAACTCCAACTAGATCTGCTCCACGTTCTTTAACGCCAACTGCTAGGCCCTCTTTGCCTGCTTCCAAGTCGACATCAAGATCATCTACGCCAACACGTCGACCAGCTTCCTCATCTACCACGCCTATTGCATCTGCACCTTCTGGTCGATCCTCTTCAGTAACAAGATCAGCTTCCACTACATCTTCAATACCGAAATCAGCTTCCCTTACTTCTTCACTTATGAAATCAGCTCCTGCTACATCTTCTGTTACAAAATCAGGTACTGCTGCGTCTTCCATAACAAAACCATCAGCTGCCACTACATCAAAAAGCTCAGTACAATCACGGGGCACATCTCCAACCGTGAAGTCTAGGCCTTGGAAAGCATCTGAGATGCCTGGATTTTCGCTTGAAACACCACCAAATTTAAGGACATCATTGCCAGAAAGACCGGTATCAGCCTCACGGGGGAGGCCAGCAGCACCTGGTGCCAGATCATCTTCTGTTGAGGCCAATTCTAGTGGAAGACCAAGACGCCAGTCCTGCTCGCCTGCTAGAAGTAGGGCATCAAGTGGCAGTTTTGGTAATGGGAGCTCCATTCGTTCTGTGCGTAGAGCAGATGCCAATGGCAGTGACAACGAAAGTCCAGTAGTGATTGGGACAAAGATGGTTGAGAGAGTGGTAAATATGAGGAAACTGGTACCCCCAAAACAAGATGACAATCATCGAAACAACCCTACCGCAAAATTATCTACTTCTCTCGATAGCTCAGGATTCGGGAGAACACTCTCCAAAAAGTCTCTGGATATGGCTATGAGACACATG GATATCAGGCGAAGTATTTCAGGTCATAAGCTTATGACAAATGTTCCAGCTTCCTCCATATATAGTGTGAGATCCGGATCCACAAAGAGCAGGACTTTAAGTGTTTGTGATTCTCCTCTTGCCACGAGCAGCACTGCCAGCTCTGAGCCAAGTGTCAACAATAATTCATTCTTTATGGATGGGAGTGAAATGGAAGACAATGATATCAGTAGCGAGAGAGGAATCTCCTCTCCAACCAGCCAGCATGTTAGCTGA
- the LOC108458268 gene encoding uncharacterized protein LOC108458268: MAAKSFGCRVVNRSKSPVVFMILFALLMFSMLADSIVSKISLESAAFNQKRDYQVLQSPKVVRNFKRNVVFPLPLTVSTQNKIIRVDNEHGIGKFRRRRLPEHEVFMSDELTKKFHGRVLEFFNHGCEVHFFMTWIAKVGSFGRREIMAVESVFKAHPNGCLMILSRTMDSVQGYRILKPLLDRGFKVLAVAPDFPFLVKNTPAEAWLDDMKSGKKDPGEIPLAQNLSNLLRLAVLYKYGGVYLDTDFIVLRSFKGLKNTIGAQSIDVVSKNWTRLNNAVLVFDMNHPLVLKFIEEFALTFDGNKWGHNGPYMVSRVVRGVEGRAGYNFTILPPMAFYPVDWMKIGSLFKLPNDSAEWRWIEAKVLQLKRQTYGVHLWNKQSSKLMVEEGSVMGRLMAENCVLCKHVYSS, from the coding sequence ATGGCAGCCAAAAGTTTTGGCTGCCGGGTTGTTAATCGATCCAAATCGCCTGTTGTTTTTATGATCTTGTTTGCTCTTCTAATGTTTTCGATGCTGGCAGATAGTATTGTTTCTAAAATATCACTTGAATCGGCTGCTTTCAATCAGAAACGTGATTACCAGGTGTTGCAGAGTCCGAAAGTTGTAAGAAATTTCAAGAGGAATGTTGTTTTTCCTCTGCCATTGACTGTTTCTACACAAAACAAGATCATCAGGGTCGATAATGAACATGGGATTGGGAAATTCAGGAGAAGAAGACTGCCAGAGCATGAGGTTTTCATGTCAGATGAGTTGACAAAGAAGTTCCATGGCCGAGTTCTTGAATTCTTCAACCATGGGTGCGAGGTTCACTTCTTCATGACATGGATTGCCAAGGTAGGGTCCTTTGGAAGAAGGGAAATCATGGCAGTGGAAAGCGTTTTTAAAGCTCATCCTAATGGTTGCTTGATGATTCTATCCAGAACCATGGACTCAGTACAAGGTTACAGGATCCTGAAACCGTTGCTTGATCGTGGTTTCAAAGTTCTAGCAGTGGCCCCAGACTTCCCATTTCTGGTGAAGAACACACCCGCTGAAGCTTGGCTTGATGATATGAAGAGTGGGAAAAAGGACCCTGGTGAGATTCCATTGGCTCAGAATCTATCTAATTTATTGAGGCTTGCTGTTCTATACAAGTACGGTGGTGTTTACTTAGACACGGACTTCATAGTGCTGAGGAGTTTTAAAGGGTTGAAGAACACAATTGGAGCACAAAGCATTGATGTGGTGTCTAAGAACTGGACAAGATTGAACAATGCAGTGCTGGTCTTTGATATGAACCATCCACTCGTACTCAAGTTCATTGAGGAATTTGCTTTGACATTTGATGGGAACAAATGGGGACACAATGGGCCCTATATGGTTTCCAGGGTGGTTCGTGGAGTAGAAGGGAGAGCTGGTTATAATTTTACGATCTTACCACCTATGGCTTTTTATCCTGTTGATTGGATGAAAATAGGGAGCCTCTTTAAGCTGCCTAACGATAGCGCTGAGTGGAGGTGGATAGAAGCTAAGGTGTTGCAGCTAAAGAGGCAAACATATGGAGTACATCTCTGGAATAAGCAAAGTAGCAAATTAATGGTTGAAGAGGGAAGTGTAATGGGAAGATTAATGGCAGAAAATTGTGTTTTGTGTAAACATGTGTATAGTTCTTAA
- the LOC108457832 gene encoding uncharacterized protein LOC108457832 isoform X3 — protein sequence MVMKERDEELALFLEMRRREKEKEKSNNLLSIHNSEQQLNVPLGSNVKVNGNGNVGGGGSPVSKIVSALPVRKTAADNFLNSENEKSDYDWLLTPPGTPLFPSLEMESQKTLMSQIGMSNARPVALKTRRFCYFPICHILQIYLALGFQLANLPEEPALKSTLALKQQAPSAGVISSSTLNRRPSSSGGSKSASRPATPTGRPTLPMTTKPSRSSTPTSRANLPSIKPAASTARSSTPTRSAPRSLTPTARPSLPASKSTSRSSTPTRRPASSSTTPIASAPSGRSSSVTRSASTTSSIPKSASLTSSLMKSAPATSSVTKSGTAASSITKPSAATTSKSSVQSRGTSPTVKSRPWKASEMPGFSLETPPNLRTSLPERPVSASRGRPAAPGARSSSVEANSSGRPRRQSCSPARSRASSGSFGNGSSIRSVRRADANGSDNESPVVIGTKMVERVVNMRKLVPPKQDDNHRNNPTAKLSTSLDSSGFGRTLSKKSLDMAMRHMAKYFRS from the exons ATGGTGATGAAGGAGAGAGACGAAGAACTAGCTTTGTTCCTGGAAATGCGGAGACGAGAGAAGGAGAAAGAGAAGAGCAACAATCTTCTCTCCATTCACAACTCTGAACAACAACTCAATGTTCCTTTAG GATCTAACGTAAAAGTAAACGGAAACGGAAACGTCGGTGGCGGAGGTTCTCCGGTATCGAAGATCGTCTCGGCCTTGCCTGTACGAAAGACTGCAGCAGATAATTTTTTGAATTCGGAGAACGAAAAGTCTGATTATGATTG GCTTCTTACTCCACCTGGTACACCACTATTTCCCTCTTTGGAAATGGAATCACAGAAGACTCTAATGAGCCAGATTGGGATGTCTAATGCTCGTCCAGTTGCACTGAAAACAAGG AGATTTTGCTACTTCCCTATTTGTCATATCTTGCAAATTTATCTTGCCTTGGGGTTTCAGCTGGCAAATCTCCCGGAGGAACCTGCTTTGAAGAGCACTCTTGCCTTAAAGCAACAAGCTCCGTCAGCCGGAGTAATCTCTTCCAGTACTCTAAATAGAAGGCCATCTTCTTCCGGGGGTTCAAAATCTGCTAGTAGACCTGCAACACCTACTGGTCGGCCCACTCTTCCCATGACAACCAAGCCTTCAAGGTCTTCTACTCCTACATCACGAGCCAACTTGCCTTCCATAAAGCCTGCTGCTTCTACAGCAAGATCCTCAACTCCAACTAGATCTGCTCCACGTTCTTTAACGCCAACTGCTAGGCCCTCTTTGCCTGCTTCCAAGTCGACATCAAGATCATCTACGCCAACACGTCGACCAGCTTCCTCATCTACCACGCCTATTGCATCTGCACCTTCTGGTCGATCCTCTTCAGTAACAAGATCAGCTTCCACTACATCTTCAATACCGAAATCAGCTTCCCTTACTTCTTCACTTATGAAATCAGCTCCTGCTACATCTTCTGTTACAAAATCAGGTACTGCTGCGTCTTCCATAACAAAACCATCAGCTGCCACTACATCAAAAAGCTCAGTACAATCACGGGGCACATCTCCAACCGTGAAGTCTAGGCCTTGGAAAGCATCTGAGATGCCTGGATTTTCGCTTGAAACACCACCAAATTTAAGGACATCATTGCCAGAAAGACCGGTATCAGCCTCACGGGGGAGGCCAGCAGCACCTGGTGCCAGATCATCTTCTGTTGAGGCCAATTCTAGTGGAAGACCAAGACGCCAGTCCTGCTCGCCTGCTAGAAGTAGGGCATCAAGTGGCAGTTTTGGTAATGGGAGCTCCATTCGTTCTGTGCGTAGAGCAGATGCCAATGGCAGTGACAACGAAAGTCCAGTAGTGATTGGGACAAAGATGGTTGAGAGAGTGGTAAATATGAGGAAACTGGTACCCCCAAAACAAGATGACAATCATCGAAACAACCCTACCGCAAAATTATCTACTTCTCTCGATAGCTCAGGATTCGGGAGAACACTCTCCAAAAAGTCTCTGGATATGGCTATGAGACACATG GCGAAGTATTTCAGGTCATAA
- the LOC108459467 gene encoding uncharacterized protein LOC108459467: MMTAKIFVCPVVIPAKSPVAFMILFALLMFLMLTDSIVSNISLESAAFTQKEDSQSLQTLTVTRNIKSDVVLPLSLTVSTKNNIVDGNSEHQNSLVSSLGVREKHGIGKFRRKLPEHEIFMSDELTKKFHGRVLEFFNRGCEVHFFMTWISKVGSFGRREILAAESVFKSHPNGCLMILSRTMDSVQGYRILKPLLDLGFKVIAVAPDFPFLVKNTPAEAWLDDMKSGKKDPGVIPLAQNLSNLMRLVVLYKYGGVYLDTDFIVMRSFKGLKNTIGAQSIDVVSKNWTRLNNAVLVFDMKHPLVLKFIEEFALTFDGNKWGHNGPYMVSRVVRRVEGRPGYNFTILPPMAFYPVDWIKIGGLFKMPKDRAGSRWIEVKVQQLKRQTYGVHLWNKQSSKLVVEEGSVMERLMAQNCVLCKHIYSS, translated from the coding sequence ATGATGACAGCCAAAATTTTCGTCTGCCCGGTTGTTATTCCAGCTAAATCCCCTGTTGCTTTTATGATCTTATTTGCTCTTCTGATGTTTCTTATGTTAACAGATAGTATCGTTTCTAATATATCGCTGGAATCGGCTGCCTTTACTCAAAAAGAAGATTCCCAATCGTTGCAGACTCTAACAGTTACAAGAAATATCAAGTCGGATGTTGTTCTTCCTCTATCACTGACTGTTTCCACAAAAAACAACATCGTTGATGGTAATAGTGAACATCAGAATTCTCTAGTTTCTTCCTTGGGTGTTAGAGAAAAACATGGGATTGGGAAATTCAGGAGAAAACTGCCAGAACATGAGATTTTCATGTCAGATGAGTTGACAAAGAAGTTCCATGGCCGAGTTCTTGAATTCTTCAACCGTGGGTGTGAGGTTCACTTCTTCATGACATGGATTTCAAAGGTAGGGTCCTTTGGGAGAAGGGAAATCCTGGCTGCTGAAAGCGTTTTCAAATCCCACCCTAATGGTTGCTTGATGATTCTATCGAGAACGATGGACTCAGTGCAAGGTTACAGGATCCTTAAACCGTTGCTTGATCTTGGGTTCAAAGTTATAGCAGTGGCACCGGACTTTCCATTTCTGGTCAAGAATACACCTGCTGAAGCTTGGCTTGATGATATGAAGAGTGGGAAAAAGGACCCTGGTGTGATTCCGTTGGCTCAGAATCTATCTAATTTGATGAGGCTTGTTGTGTTATACAAGTACGGAGGTGTTTACTTGGATACGGATTTCATAGTGATGAGGAGTTTTAAAGGGTTGAAGAACACAATTGGAGCACAAAGCATTGATGTGGTATCTAAGAACTGGACAAGATTGAACAATGCAGTACTGGTCTTTGATATGAAACATCCACTTGTACTCAAGTTTATTGAGGAATTTGCTTTAACTTTTGATGGGAACAAATGGGGACATAATGGGCCCTATATGGTTTCCAGGGTAGTTCGCAGAGTAGAAGGCAGACCTGGTTATAATTTTACAATCTTACCACCTATGGCTTTTTATCCTGTTGATTGGATTAAAATAGGAGGTCTGTTTAAGATGCCTAAAGACAGGGCAGGCTCGAGATGGATAGAGGTTAAGGTGCAGCAGCTAAAGAGGCAAACATATGGAGTACATCTCTGGAATAAGCAAAGTAGCAAATTAGTGGTTGAAGAGGGAAGTGTAATGGAACGATTAATGGCACAGAACTGTGTTttgtgtaaacatatatatagcTCTTAG
- the LOC108457832 gene encoding cell wall protein RBR3-like isoform X4 has translation MESQKTLMSQIGMSNARPVALKTRRFCYFPICHILQIYLALGFQLANLPEEPALKSTLALKQQAPSAGVISSSTLNRRPSSSGGSKSASRPATPTGRPTLPMTTKPSRSSTPTSRANLPSIKPAASTARSSTPTRSAPRSLTPTARPSLPASKSTSRSSTPTRRPASSSTTPIASAPSGRSSSVTRSASTTSSIPKSASLTSSLMKSAPATSSVTKSGTAASSITKPSAATTSKSSVQSRGTSPTVKSRPWKASEMPGFSLETPPNLRTSLPERPVSASRGRPAAPGARSSSVEANSSGRPRRQSCSPARSRASSGSFGNGSSIRSVRRADANGSDNESPVVIGTKMVERVVNMRKLVPPKQDDNHRNNPTAKLSTSLDSSGFGRTLSKKSLDMAMRHMDIRRSISGHKLMTNVPASSIYSVRSGSTKSRTLSVCDSPLATSSTASSEPSVNNNSFFMDGSEMEDNDISSERGISSPTSQHVS, from the exons ATGGAATCACAGAAGACTCTAATGAGCCAGATTGGGATGTCTAATGCTCGTCCAGTTGCACTGAAAACAAGG AGATTTTGCTACTTCCCTATTTGTCATATCTTGCAAATTTATCTTGCCTTGGGGTTTCAGCTGGCAAATCTCCCGGAGGAACCTGCTTTGAAGAGCACTCTTGCCTTAAAGCAACAAGCTCCGTCAGCCGGAGTAATCTCTTCCAGTACTCTAAATAGAAGGCCATCTTCTTCCGGGGGTTCAAAATCTGCTAGTAGACCTGCAACACCTACTGGTCGGCCCACTCTTCCCATGACAACCAAGCCTTCAAGGTCTTCTACTCCTACATCACGAGCCAACTTGCCTTCCATAAAGCCTGCTGCTTCTACAGCAAGATCCTCAACTCCAACTAGATCTGCTCCACGTTCTTTAACGCCAACTGCTAGGCCCTCTTTGCCTGCTTCCAAGTCGACATCAAGATCATCTACGCCAACACGTCGACCAGCTTCCTCATCTACCACGCCTATTGCATCTGCACCTTCTGGTCGATCCTCTTCAGTAACAAGATCAGCTTCCACTACATCTTCAATACCGAAATCAGCTTCCCTTACTTCTTCACTTATGAAATCAGCTCCTGCTACATCTTCTGTTACAAAATCAGGTACTGCTGCGTCTTCCATAACAAAACCATCAGCTGCCACTACATCAAAAAGCTCAGTACAATCACGGGGCACATCTCCAACCGTGAAGTCTAGGCCTTGGAAAGCATCTGAGATGCCTGGATTTTCGCTTGAAACACCACCAAATTTAAGGACATCATTGCCAGAAAGACCGGTATCAGCCTCACGGGGGAGGCCAGCAGCACCTGGTGCCAGATCATCTTCTGTTGAGGCCAATTCTAGTGGAAGACCAAGACGCCAGTCCTGCTCGCCTGCTAGAAGTAGGGCATCAAGTGGCAGTTTTGGTAATGGGAGCTCCATTCGTTCTGTGCGTAGAGCAGATGCCAATGGCAGTGACAACGAAAGTCCAGTAGTGATTGGGACAAAGATGGTTGAGAGAGTGGTAAATATGAGGAAACTGGTACCCCCAAAACAAGATGACAATCATCGAAACAACCCTACCGCAAAATTATCTACTTCTCTCGATAGCTCAGGATTCGGGAGAACACTCTCCAAAAAGTCTCTGGATATGGCTATGAGACACATG GATATCAGGCGAAGTATTTCAGGTCATAAGCTTATGACAAATGTTCCAGCTTCCTCCATATATAGTGTGAGATCCGGATCCACAAAGAGCAGGACTTTAAGTGTTTGTGATTCTCCTCTTGCCACGAGCAGCACTGCCAGCTCTGAGCCAAGTGTCAACAATAATTCATTCTTTATGGATGGGAGTGAAATGGAAGACAATGATATCAGTAGCGAGAGAGGAATCTCCTCTCCAACCAGCCAGCATGTTAGCTGA
- the LOC108457832 gene encoding uncharacterized protein LOC108457832 isoform X1 translates to MVMKERDEELALFLEMRRREKEKEKSNNLLSIHNSEQQLNVPLGSNVKVNGNGNVGGGGSPVSKIVSALPVRKTAADNFLNSENEKSDYDWLLTPPGTPLFPSLEMESQKTLMSQIGMSNARPVALKTRRFCYFPICHILQIYLALGFQLANLPEEPALKSTLALKQQAPSAGVISSSTLNRRPSSSGGSKSASRPATPTGRPTLPMTTKPSRSSTPTSRANLPSIKPAASTARSSTPTRSAPRSLTPTARPSLPASKSTSRSSTPTRRPASSSTTPIASAPSGRSSSVTRSASTTSSIPKSASLTSSLMKSAPATSSVTKSGTAASSITKPSAATTSKSSVQSRGTSPTVKSRPWKASEMPGFSLETPPNLRTSLPERPVSASRGRPAAPGARSSSVEANSSGRPRRQSCSPARSRASSGSFGNGSSIRSVRRADANGSDNESPVVIGTKMVERVVNMRKLVPPKQDDNHRNNPTAKLSTSLDSSGFGRTLSKKSLDMAMRHMDIRRSISGHKLMTNVPASSIYSVRSGSTKSRTLSVCDSPLATSSTASSEPSVNNNSFFMDGSEMEDNDISSERGISSPTSQHVS, encoded by the exons ATGGTGATGAAGGAGAGAGACGAAGAACTAGCTTTGTTCCTGGAAATGCGGAGACGAGAGAAGGAGAAAGAGAAGAGCAACAATCTTCTCTCCATTCACAACTCTGAACAACAACTCAATGTTCCTTTAG GATCTAACGTAAAAGTAAACGGAAACGGAAACGTCGGTGGCGGAGGTTCTCCGGTATCGAAGATCGTCTCGGCCTTGCCTGTACGAAAGACTGCAGCAGATAATTTTTTGAATTCGGAGAACGAAAAGTCTGATTATGATTG GCTTCTTACTCCACCTGGTACACCACTATTTCCCTCTTTGGAAATGGAATCACAGAAGACTCTAATGAGCCAGATTGGGATGTCTAATGCTCGTCCAGTTGCACTGAAAACAAGG AGATTTTGCTACTTCCCTATTTGTCATATCTTGCAAATTTATCTTGCCTTGGGGTTTCAGCTGGCAAATCTCCCGGAGGAACCTGCTTTGAAGAGCACTCTTGCCTTAAAGCAACAAGCTCCGTCAGCCGGAGTAATCTCTTCCAGTACTCTAAATAGAAGGCCATCTTCTTCCGGGGGTTCAAAATCTGCTAGTAGACCTGCAACACCTACTGGTCGGCCCACTCTTCCCATGACAACCAAGCCTTCAAGGTCTTCTACTCCTACATCACGAGCCAACTTGCCTTCCATAAAGCCTGCTGCTTCTACAGCAAGATCCTCAACTCCAACTAGATCTGCTCCACGTTCTTTAACGCCAACTGCTAGGCCCTCTTTGCCTGCTTCCAAGTCGACATCAAGATCATCTACGCCAACACGTCGACCAGCTTCCTCATCTACCACGCCTATTGCATCTGCACCTTCTGGTCGATCCTCTTCAGTAACAAGATCAGCTTCCACTACATCTTCAATACCGAAATCAGCTTCCCTTACTTCTTCACTTATGAAATCAGCTCCTGCTACATCTTCTGTTACAAAATCAGGTACTGCTGCGTCTTCCATAACAAAACCATCAGCTGCCACTACATCAAAAAGCTCAGTACAATCACGGGGCACATCTCCAACCGTGAAGTCTAGGCCTTGGAAAGCATCTGAGATGCCTGGATTTTCGCTTGAAACACCACCAAATTTAAGGACATCATTGCCAGAAAGACCGGTATCAGCCTCACGGGGGAGGCCAGCAGCACCTGGTGCCAGATCATCTTCTGTTGAGGCCAATTCTAGTGGAAGACCAAGACGCCAGTCCTGCTCGCCTGCTAGAAGTAGGGCATCAAGTGGCAGTTTTGGTAATGGGAGCTCCATTCGTTCTGTGCGTAGAGCAGATGCCAATGGCAGTGACAACGAAAGTCCAGTAGTGATTGGGACAAAGATGGTTGAGAGAGTGGTAAATATGAGGAAACTGGTACCCCCAAAACAAGATGACAATCATCGAAACAACCCTACCGCAAAATTATCTACTTCTCTCGATAGCTCAGGATTCGGGAGAACACTCTCCAAAAAGTCTCTGGATATGGCTATGAGACACATG GATATCAGGCGAAGTATTTCAGGTCATAAGCTTATGACAAATGTTCCAGCTTCCTCCATATATAGTGTGAGATCCGGATCCACAAAGAGCAGGACTTTAAGTGTTTGTGATTCTCCTCTTGCCACGAGCAGCACTGCCAGCTCTGAGCCAAGTGTCAACAATAATTCATTCTTTATGGATGGGAGTGAAATGGAAGACAATGATATCAGTAGCGAGAGAGGAATCTCCTCTCCAACCAGCCAGCATGTTAGCTGA